TCAACGCAGTCCCTCAGATACACAGGCATTTCGCGAGAGGACCAAGAGGGATGCCCTAGTCGAGCTGCAAACAGAATTGGAGAAGCTCCAGGCCACAGCAACCACCGATGAAGTCAAGGATCTATTCGAGAGGCAGCTAGACGGATTCACGCACCTGTTTAAACGGTTTCTGCAAGAAGAAGGACCTTCTCTAGAATGGGATCGCATTCAGAAGCTGCCAAACGATGCGGTGAGATTTGCTTCATCCTTTTTCCTTCATTCCATCCGATGAGAAAGTCGTTTGAGTAtgatttgaaataatatttgaaaatgatCTTTTATTTCTAGATCAAAGATTACAATTCTTTGCCAACCCCGGAAGGAGAAGAAGTGAAGAACCTTTTAAATAAGTTAGTCGTTATCAAATTGAATGGTGGCCTTGGAACTAGTATGGGATGCCATGGACCAAAGTCTGTGATAGCTGTTCGAAATGGACTCACTTTCCTGGACCTCACGGTCCAACAAATTGAGGTAATCTATACGTAAACTGTGCACTATTAAACGATGGTAAAGACTGTAATTTGATTTCTATCTATTTCTCTTTGTAAACAGTACTTGAACAAAACTTACAATGCCAATGTACCTCTCATCCTGATGGACTCTTTCAACACCGACGATGACACGCAAAGAATTATCAGAAAATACAAAGGGATAGATGTTGACATCGAAACCTTCAATCAAAGTTGTTATCCTCGCATTAACAGAGACTCCCTACTTCCTATCGCAAAAGATTGCGATGTGCAAGAAGATATCGAAGCGTAAGAATaccaataatatatttttatcccGTCAGTTATCATGATCGtacatttacatttaatttacaGGTGGTATCCACCAGGTCACGGAGATTTCTATGAAAGCTTTAGAAATTCAGGTTTATTGAAGAGGTTCTTGAAAGAAGTACGTTTCTTTCTAACAATTTCTACCGACGAAAGTGACAAAGGTAATGACTGTTTTATTTTTGCAGGGCCGTGAGTATTGTTTCATCTCAAATATCGACAATCTTGGCGCAACCGTGGACTTTAAGATTTTAAAGTTATTGTTGGAAAAACGTGAGGCATCACCCCTTGAATTCGTTATGGAAGTTACTGATAAAACTCGCGCCGACGTCAAGGTAATGTCAGCGGTAGAGCAAGGTTTTGAACTTTCCCATCGAGCAAACGTTTCTAtggatattttttcaaatttaggGTGGTACATTAATTAAATACGAAGACAAGCTTCGCCTTCTTGAAATTGCACAAGTTCCGAAGGACCACGTGGACGAATTTAAATCTGTGAAGACCTTTAAGTTTTTCAACACGAATAATTTGTGGATCAAACTTAGTGGTACGTATGACCGTGCTCCTTCTTGTAACCAGGGACTTCTACCGAAATGTGAAATTCTGGTCGTACCCACATAGCACAGCCTGGCATAGCTACCAACTGACCCAGCATGCAGAGCCCCTGACCTGCAGGTTACGGGCAAACACAACGCTTGGAGCTGCTCGAGGCCCAGGCAGGTCGATTTTGTTCGGGCCCCTGTGCGCACCAATGTGCCGCATATCACCTGCAAaagctcgagcccagggcctgcaggCCGGGCcggtttttgagagggcagcacggtcacactaatgtggccaatcaggccGATGCCAGTATACAGAACACAAGGCGGGTCGCATGAATGTGGCAGAAGTCATTAACTtaaaaaaataagacttttgagggcgatttgcctagattgatcttttatctagcgtttttgactactgacaaaaccccgtgtttgtattatcacgaaatgagaacgcgaatcccgcacccttgcaattttgCAAATGGGCCGATTATTACCGGCCCGGcctgcaggccctgggctcgagcccctgcAGGCGATATCCGCGCATTGGCGCGCACAAGGACCCGGCCAAAATCGAGCCGGCGTGCTATCTGGGTACTGTCTCGTAAAAGTATTTTGTATTGTCACAACTGAAGAAAATGTTTAGCCAGCTAATGTagacacaaattgattttacaGCTATTGAAAGGGTTGTTTCGACAAATTCTCTGAACATGGAGATTATCGTGAATAATAAGACCTTCGCGAATGGTCTGAACATTATCCAGCTGGAAACAGCTGTAGGAGCAGCAATGAAATCATTTGACGGGAGTATTGGTAAGAAATGTCGCCTACACACCTTGTAGAGCTTGTCATCTGTACATTCGTTATCATGTAATTTTTGTAACTGCATTATAGGTATAAATGTGCCACGTAGCAGATTTTTGCCAGTAAAAAAGACCTCAGATTTAATGCTTGTTATGAGTAATTTGTACACTCTCCGCAATGGTTCCTTAGTAATGAGTCCTCAACGAATGTTCCCAACAACACCCCTTATAAAATTAGGCGATAATCATTTCTCCAAggttattatttttatcatattttacaCGAACTTTACCGATCTATCGAATAAAAGTAATTGCGAATGCCTAATGGGAAATTTTCTTCCAGGTGAAAGAGTTTCTTACCAGATTCCCAACTATACCAGATCTTTTGGAGTTGGATCACTTGACGGTGTCAGGTGACGTTACGTTTGGCAAAGGTGTCACTCTGAAAGGAACAGTGATCATCATCGCAAATCATGGAGAACGCATAGATCTTCCATCGGGCACAATTTTAGAAAACAAAATAGTCTCCGGCAATCTACGTATTTTGGATCATTAaatgatttatatttttaatagtatAATACGTTTCCTATGAGAAAACTTAATTGTGTCTTAAATGAGAGTATGCATGTTATAATTGTACATTGGAAGAAAAAACTAACATAGAAGAACCTATAGGCgagataatttaaatttataatgcaaaaataaagaaatactaTTTTGATCGTAGTAATGAAGAGATAGTGAAAGTTTTAGTCAAGCGTtatgttaaaatttttgttctttATATTTCTTTATCCTTTATATAGTTATTTGTTTTGAGTTGATTGAATCGCAACCACAAGCTtcgtactatatatatataattatattgtatataatttatataattattattatataattattacgtTGTACTCGATTACTTAGTAGACTAAAATTTGTTAATTGTTCCTCTTATTTTCAgaacattgaaaatatcaatattaaatattgtataCCTACGTGTTCATTAACTTTATCATTTTCATTTCTCAGTACAGGGAGATTTGTGACAAGTATACAGTATgtgttatattttattctgtgcgAGAGCTATAGAAATGAAAAAAAGTGAAATATATAGGAGAActgtatttaatatatatatttgtatgttattataaatgcataagctTGTCCCGTTTAGAAAACAAGAAAATGTACATATTTCAGTGTTTCGTTACAGAATCtttcgtaaaataaaaactcGAGTTGTATAGAAATTGGAATGTAACAAAAATATCTTATAATATCGTAGTATCATTGTTCAGTCAGAAAATCTGGAATAcggtgagacaccctgtataagttaccctctctctctgcctctctctgCCGGTACCGGATACCGGATCGggcacgtgacattgtgacacatgcatgACCTTATATAGTGTTAGATATATCACTAATCACACTGTTCAAAAATGGAATATCTCATGAGAAAATGAACATCCGACGTTGATTGGCTTCGGGAGATCTCAACGGGACGATTTCAATTTGAAAGTCATCCTATTTATCACTGAAAAACAATAAACATTTCCCTTGTGTCGAAAAAAAAAACACTAAATGACATAAACATCATAAACGATGCCGAGTCAGCtaactaacaagggaaggaccccaagtgtccgacttcgattttgataatcttttgtgagacgatggtatatggatcccgaatgacgtctgcaaaatattaggtgtagttactcaatagttttaaagatacatataaacaattatactctttattattttattaaaacagtCGGAATCAAAAGAACCGTTGCACTAATAATATGCATACTAATAATTTATCTCTATCTACACCCAAtaagcaagaagtttcacttctgtcgCGCGTAGACTCCACGCacacgatttttaaaaattaattatgtattcaagcgagtatctcgtcggtgatttgAACTCGCGTCGTTTCATAGAAATCAAGTTTGTTTAATTTCcgttcaaattaattttgatgttatattcaaattgaattgtttatttattattaattctgaTTGTCTGTTACAGATTTCGCGGGAAAAGAATCCATCGATCGAAAAACCATATTCATAGCCCAGATCGATACTACTCGATGCTTTCGATAATCGAAAGCGTAACGTAGTGTCATGGCGCACTTTCTTCAAAGCAGGAGAGGACATGAGCGTGAGTATTTACTTACAAATTATATTTCGAATTATACTACGATATTGAACACCTTTCTTAATAcccttaataataaa
This window of the Lasioglossum baleicum chromosome 20, iyLasBale1, whole genome shotgun sequence genome carries:
- the Ugp gene encoding UDP-glucose pyrophosphorylase isoform X3 yields the protein MRDNTYRDLSSSMRGFRGLIVTCYHLFIIERTVDFLNEDIERQKRIKRNKPVAMHDYAKLNTGNGGAAMIAKGKDTQAFRERTKRDALVELQTELEKLQATATTDEVKDLFERQLDGFTHLFKRFLQEEGPSLEWDRIQKLPNDAIKDYNSLPTPEGEEVKNLLNKLVVIKLNGGLGTSMGCHGPKSVIAVRNGLTFLDLTVQQIEYLNKTYNANVPLILMDSFNTDDDTQRIIRKYKGIDVDIETFNQSCYPRINRDSLLPIAKDCDVQEDIEAWYPPGHGDFYESFRNSGLLKRFLKEGREYCFISNIDNLGATVDFKILKLLLEKREASPLEFVMEVTDKTRADVKGGTLIKYEDKLRLLEIAQVPKDHVDEFKSVKTFKFFNTNNLWIKLSAIERVVSTNSLNMEIIVNNKTFANGLNIIQLETAVGAAMKSFDGSIGINVPRSRFLPVKKTSDLMLVMSNLYTLRNGSLVMSPQRMFPTTPLIKLGDNHFSKVKEFLTRFPTIPDLLELDHLTVSGDVTFGKGVTLKGTVIIIANHGERIDLPSGTILENKIVSGNLRILDH
- the Ugp gene encoding UDP-glucose pyrophosphorylase isoform X4, with the translated sequence MGKDTAVIDIERQKRIKRNKPVAMHDYAKLNTGNGGAAMIAKGKDTQAFRERTKRDALVELQTELEKLQATATTDEVKDLFERQLDGFTHLFKRFLQEEGPSLEWDRIQKLPNDAIKDYNSLPTPEGEEVKNLLNKLVVIKLNGGLGTSMGCHGPKSVIAVRNGLTFLDLTVQQIEYLNKTYNANVPLILMDSFNTDDDTQRIIRKYKGIDVDIETFNQSCYPRINRDSLLPIAKDCDVQEDIEAWYPPGHGDFYESFRNSGLLKRFLKEGREYCFISNIDNLGATVDFKILKLLLEKREASPLEFVMEVTDKTRADVKGGTLIKYEDKLRLLEIAQVPKDHVDEFKSVKTFKFFNTNNLWIKLSAIERVVSTNSLNMEIIVNNKTFANGLNIIQLETAVGAAMKSFDGSIGINVPRSRFLPVKKTSDLMLVMSNLYTLRNGSLVMSPQRMFPTTPLIKLGDNHFSKVKEFLTRFPTIPDLLELDHLTVSGDVTFGKGVTLKGTVIIIANHGERIDLPSGTILENKIVSGNLRILDH
- the Ugp gene encoding UDP-glucose pyrophosphorylase isoform X5 — protein: MTRSASDAYHVHLESHSIVVNISVLPILRARGHQRSPSDTQAFRERTKRDALVELQTELEKLQATATTDEVKDLFERQLDGFTHLFKRFLQEEGPSLEWDRIQKLPNDAIKDYNSLPTPEGEEVKNLLNKLVVIKLNGGLGTSMGCHGPKSVIAVRNGLTFLDLTVQQIEYLNKTYNANVPLILMDSFNTDDDTQRIIRKYKGIDVDIETFNQSCYPRINRDSLLPIAKDCDVQEDIEAWYPPGHGDFYESFRNSGLLKRFLKEGREYCFISNIDNLGATVDFKILKLLLEKREASPLEFVMEVTDKTRADVKGGTLIKYEDKLRLLEIAQVPKDHVDEFKSVKTFKFFNTNNLWIKLSAIERVVSTNSLNMEIIVNNKTFANGLNIIQLETAVGAAMKSFDGSIGINVPRSRFLPVKKTSDLMLVMSNLYTLRNGSLVMSPQRMFPTTPLIKLGDNHFSKVKEFLTRFPTIPDLLELDHLTVSGDVTFGKGVTLKGTVIIIANHGERIDLPSGTILENKIVSGNLRILDH
- the Ugp gene encoding UDP-glucose pyrophosphorylase isoform X2; its protein translation is MPHLMIYASAARTLRGQSSAHVPASCRLRRFWTLKSKTRTSLSPTLSLSLCLSYQSVLSFHSLSIPNLPYPRDHDFWSRSAGKIARACSPIRNRSETVQNRFTHETASSNARGHQRSPSDTQAFRERTKRDALVELQTELEKLQATATTDEVKDLFERQLDGFTHLFKRFLQEEGPSLEWDRIQKLPNDAIKDYNSLPTPEGEEVKNLLNKLVVIKLNGGLGTSMGCHGPKSVIAVRNGLTFLDLTVQQIEYLNKTYNANVPLILMDSFNTDDDTQRIIRKYKGIDVDIETFNQSCYPRINRDSLLPIAKDCDVQEDIEAWYPPGHGDFYESFRNSGLLKRFLKEGREYCFISNIDNLGATVDFKILKLLLEKREASPLEFVMEVTDKTRADVKGGTLIKYEDKLRLLEIAQVPKDHVDEFKSVKTFKFFNTNNLWIKLSAIERVVSTNSLNMEIIVNNKTFANGLNIIQLETAVGAAMKSFDGSIGINVPRSRFLPVKKTSDLMLVMSNLYTLRNGSLVMSPQRMFPTTPLIKLGDNHFSKVKEFLTRFPTIPDLLELDHLTVSGDVTFGKGVTLKGTVIIIANHGERIDLPSGTILENKIVSGNLRILDH
- the Ugp gene encoding UDP-glucose pyrophosphorylase isoform X1, whose product is MRKFGLLKQFKMKRSWVWQYFDQDANGDAVCRACKKKFRTSSSTSGLIRHADKAHGVHKTTEPVKEADPTNHSDISYSDSEDIKNVNLIEVDLQPFSIIEEVNFKDYFQNPEYQPPVKRVKKSHHEQLEEARGHQRSPSDTQAFRERTKRDALVELQTELEKLQATATTDEVKDLFERQLDGFTHLFKRFLQEEGPSLEWDRIQKLPNDAIKDYNSLPTPEGEEVKNLLNKLVVIKLNGGLGTSMGCHGPKSVIAVRNGLTFLDLTVQQIEYLNKTYNANVPLILMDSFNTDDDTQRIIRKYKGIDVDIETFNQSCYPRINRDSLLPIAKDCDVQEDIEAWYPPGHGDFYESFRNSGLLKRFLKEGREYCFISNIDNLGATVDFKILKLLLEKREASPLEFVMEVTDKTRADVKGGTLIKYEDKLRLLEIAQVPKDHVDEFKSVKTFKFFNTNNLWIKLSAIERVVSTNSLNMEIIVNNKTFANGLNIIQLETAVGAAMKSFDGSIGINVPRSRFLPVKKTSDLMLVMSNLYTLRNGSLVMSPQRMFPTTPLIKLGDNHFSKVKEFLTRFPTIPDLLELDHLTVSGDVTFGKGVTLKGTVIIIANHGERIDLPSGTILENKIVSGNLRILDH
- the Ugp gene encoding UDP-glucose pyrophosphorylase isoform X7: MLQVDDRKARGHQRSPSDTQAFRERTKRDALVELQTELEKLQATATTDEVKDLFERQLDGFTHLFKRFLQEEGPSLEWDRIQKLPNDAIKDYNSLPTPEGEEVKNLLNKLVVIKLNGGLGTSMGCHGPKSVIAVRNGLTFLDLTVQQIEYLNKTYNANVPLILMDSFNTDDDTQRIIRKYKGIDVDIETFNQSCYPRINRDSLLPIAKDCDVQEDIEAWYPPGHGDFYESFRNSGLLKRFLKEGREYCFISNIDNLGATVDFKILKLLLEKREASPLEFVMEVTDKTRADVKGGTLIKYEDKLRLLEIAQVPKDHVDEFKSVKTFKFFNTNNLWIKLSAIERVVSTNSLNMEIIVNNKTFANGLNIIQLETAVGAAMKSFDGSIGINVPRSRFLPVKKTSDLMLVMSNLYTLRNGSLVMSPQRMFPTTPLIKLGDNHFSKVKEFLTRFPTIPDLLELDHLTVSGDVTFGKGVTLKGTVIIIANHGERIDLPSGTILENKIVSGNLRILDH
- the Ugp gene encoding UDP-glucose pyrophosphorylase isoform X6 — its product is MHDYAKLNTGNGGAAMIAKGKDTQAFRERTKRDALVELQTELEKLQATATTDEVKDLFERQLDGFTHLFKRFLQEEGPSLEWDRIQKLPNDAIKDYNSLPTPEGEEVKNLLNKLVVIKLNGGLGTSMGCHGPKSVIAVRNGLTFLDLTVQQIEYLNKTYNANVPLILMDSFNTDDDTQRIIRKYKGIDVDIETFNQSCYPRINRDSLLPIAKDCDVQEDIEAWYPPGHGDFYESFRNSGLLKRFLKEGREYCFISNIDNLGATVDFKILKLLLEKREASPLEFVMEVTDKTRADVKGGTLIKYEDKLRLLEIAQVPKDHVDEFKSVKTFKFFNTNNLWIKLSAIERVVSTNSLNMEIIVNNKTFANGLNIIQLETAVGAAMKSFDGSIGINVPRSRFLPVKKTSDLMLVMSNLYTLRNGSLVMSPQRMFPTTPLIKLGDNHFSKVKEFLTRFPTIPDLLELDHLTVSGDVTFGKGVTLKGTVIIIANHGERIDLPSGTILENKIVSGNLRILDH